The proteins below are encoded in one region of Deinococcus aquaedulcis:
- the purB gene encoding adenylosuccinate lyase has product MIDRYLTPEMKALWSEASKYRAWLRVELAAMEAQARHSEVPQEAFEALTERSKADPLDDAFAQKVAEIEAVTRHDIVAFTRALTDRYGEEARFIHHGLTSTDVVDTAQNLLLDEALGLIITDVEALREVCRTQAVAHKHTPTVGRTHGIHAEPMTFGLKFLNWMATLDRDLERLHAARKRVQVVMLSGSVGTYAHVSPRVEEEVAHGWGWQPAPVTNQTLARDRHAEVLSALAILGTTLERIAVEIRHLQRSEVREAMEPFGKGQTGSSSMPHKKNPILTENVTGFARLLRGFLATGLENVALWHERDISHSSAERVILPDATASASYATRRLTGVLRDLEVFPERMLRNLNDLGGLVYSQRVLHALIDEKGMSREAAYGLVQRNALRSWETGEGLRDLLKADPENTLSDAELNAAFDLNWYLRHVNDIYARFGL; this is encoded by the coding sequence GTGATTGACCGTTACCTGACCCCGGAAATGAAGGCGCTGTGGAGCGAGGCCAGCAAATACCGCGCGTGGCTGCGTGTGGAACTGGCGGCCATGGAGGCGCAGGCCCGGCACAGCGAGGTGCCCCAGGAAGCGTTCGAGGCCCTCACCGAGCGCAGCAAGGCCGACCCCCTGGACGACGCCTTTGCCCAGAAGGTGGCCGAGATAGAAGCGGTGACCCGCCACGACATCGTGGCCTTTACCCGCGCGCTGACCGACCGGTACGGCGAAGAGGCGCGCTTCATCCACCACGGCCTGACCAGCACCGATGTGGTGGACACCGCCCAGAATCTGCTGCTGGACGAAGCCCTGGGCCTGATCATCACGGACGTGGAAGCCCTGCGCGAGGTCTGCCGCACCCAGGCGGTGGCCCACAAGCACACGCCCACCGTGGGCCGCACCCACGGCATTCACGCCGAGCCCATGACCTTTGGCCTGAAGTTCCTGAACTGGATGGCCACCCTGGACCGCGACCTCGAGCGTCTGCACGCCGCCCGGAAGCGCGTGCAGGTGGTCATGCTCTCGGGCTCGGTGGGCACCTACGCGCACGTCTCGCCGCGCGTGGAGGAAGAGGTGGCCCACGGCTGGGGCTGGCAACCCGCCCCCGTGACCAACCAGACCCTGGCCCGTGACCGCCACGCCGAGGTGCTCTCCGCCCTGGCGATTCTGGGCACCACCCTGGAGCGGATTGCCGTGGAAATCCGCCACCTGCAGCGCAGCGAGGTGCGCGAGGCCATGGAGCCTTTCGGCAAGGGGCAGACCGGCAGTTCGTCCATGCCGCACAAGAAAAACCCCATCCTGACTGAGAACGTGACTGGCTTTGCTCGCCTGCTGCGCGGCTTTCTGGCGACCGGCCTGGAAAACGTGGCGCTGTGGCACGAGCGCGACATCAGCCATTCCAGCGCCGAGCGCGTGATTCTGCCCGACGCCACGGCCAGCGCCAGCTACGCCACCCGCCGCCTGACCGGCGTGCTGCGTGACCTCGAGGTGTTCCCCGAACGCATGCTGCGCAACCTGAACGATCTGGGCGGACTGGTGTACAGCCAGCGGGTGCTGCACGCCCTGATTGACGAGAAGGGCATGTCACGCGAAGCCGCCTACGGGCTGGTGCAGCGCAATGCCCTGCGCTCCTGGGAAACCGGCGAGGGCCTGCGCGACCTGCTGAAAGCCGACCCTGAAAACACCCTCAGCGACGCCGAACTGAACGCCGCGTTCGACCTGAACTGGTATCTGCGTCATGTGAACGACATCTACGCCCGCTTCGGGTTGTAA
- a CDS encoding chloride channel protein, with the protein MRSPLPRAVLNRLETGRLVVLSVLLGALVGGLSIVLRLTLDLLLGLGSRLTDFSPPGTTGEGGLMMAFGTAQPWGLLALPLIGAACAWLIPSSHGDPLTQLVGGYHARGQWPPLIAQLRTLGGTLLGYGSGLMVGRDSAFTMTGQLGARLMQRVTRLDGVELRTLTLAGGAAALGAVLHAPLAAAVLVAEVLYRRFEFEFEVVMPCVLAAVAGTAVYGLAFGFTPLLSMPDVQVPAAPQLPAFLLVALVATAMGWLSLLACQVLPERWTADGPLRVVVGAVFGALTAAIAAFSTPAVLGDGSGWLQLGAAGFLGPEAAGQGAWRWLLLAIGARIALGGGVLPSVAVGGLIGTGMGSLLGIDTAVACMVGAVAFLTVTLNVPLAAGLLAVTWGGETLLPLALVASGLAHTLSGTSGLVPTQLGARRDSPVHAGGPAWLPDTVRLRPRRVPTAAPSAPVPYDAPEATLQEADLLPPPSSERELYRRTVPPSWHGARMQVVSLPPGVEIVGVVRDGTVRLPRPQLRLTPSDELVFLARPDAYAALEGILRLPGS; encoded by the coding sequence ATGCGTTCTCCGTTGCCCCGCGCTGTGCTCAACCGCCTCGAAACCGGGCGGCTGGTGGTGCTCAGCGTGCTGCTGGGCGCCCTGGTGGGGGGCCTGAGCATCGTCCTGCGCCTGACGCTGGACCTGCTGCTGGGGCTGGGCAGCCGCCTCACCGATTTCTCGCCGCCCGGCACCACCGGCGAGGGCGGCCTGATGATGGCCTTTGGCACCGCCCAGCCCTGGGGGCTGCTGGCCCTGCCCCTGATCGGCGCGGCGTGCGCGTGGCTGATTCCGTCCAGCCACGGCGATCCCCTCACGCAACTGGTGGGGGGCTACCACGCCCGGGGCCAGTGGCCGCCCCTGATCGCGCAGCTGCGCACACTGGGCGGCACCCTGCTGGGCTACGGGTCGGGGCTGATGGTGGGCCGCGACTCGGCCTTTACCATGACCGGGCAACTGGGCGCCCGCTTGATGCAGCGCGTGACCCGTCTGGACGGCGTGGAACTGCGTACCCTGACCCTGGCCGGCGGGGCCGCCGCGCTGGGGGCTGTGCTGCACGCGCCCCTGGCCGCAGCGGTGCTGGTGGCCGAGGTGCTCTACCGCCGCTTTGAATTCGAGTTCGAGGTGGTCATGCCCTGCGTGCTGGCGGCGGTGGCGGGCACGGCGGTCTACGGACTGGCCTTTGGCTTTACGCCGCTGCTGAGCATGCCCGACGTGCAGGTGCCGGCCGCGCCGCAGCTCCCCGCCTTCTTACTGGTGGCGCTGGTGGCCACCGCGATGGGCTGGCTGTCGCTGCTGGCCTGTCAGGTGCTGCCGGAACGCTGGACCGCTGACGGCCCGCTGCGGGTGGTGGTGGGTGCGGTGTTTGGCGCCCTGACCGCCGCCATTGCCGCCTTCAGCACCCCCGCCGTGCTGGGCGACGGCAGCGGCTGGTTGCAGCTGGGGGCGGCTGGCTTCCTGGGCCCGGAGGCCGCTGGGCAGGGCGCGTGGCGCTGGCTGCTGCTGGCCATCGGCGCGCGCATTGCGTTGGGCGGGGGCGTGCTGCCGTCGGTGGCGGTCGGCGGCCTGATCGGCACCGGCATGGGCAGCCTGCTGGGCATTGACACCGCCGTGGCCTGCATGGTGGGCGCGGTGGCCTTTTTGACGGTCACGTTGAACGTGCCGCTGGCAGCGGGCCTGCTGGCCGTGACCTGGGGCGGCGAAACGCTACTGCCCCTGGCGCTGGTGGCCAGCGGACTGGCCCACACCCTCAGCGGCACCAGTGGGCTGGTGCCCACGCAGCTGGGCGCCCGGCGAGACAGCCCGGTCCATGCCGGGGGCCCGGCGTGGCTGCCCGACACCGTGCGCCTGCGCCCCCGCCGCGTGCCAACAGCAGCCCCCAGCGCCCCCGTTCCCTACGACGCCCCCGAAGCCACCCTGCAGGAAGCCGACCTGCTGCCCCCACCGTCCAGTGAACGCGAGCTGTACCGCCGCACGGTGCCGCCCAGCTGGCACGGCGCCCGCATGCAGGTGGTCAGCCTGCCGCCCGGCGTGGAAATTGTGGGCGTGGTGCGCGACGGCACCGTGCGCCTGCCACGCCCCCAGCTGCGCCTGACGCCCAGCGACGAGCTGGTGTTCCTGGCCCGCCCGGATGCCTACGCCGCGCTGGAAGGCATCCTGCGTTTGCCCGGCTCGTGA
- the sodA gene encoding superoxide dismutase, whose amino-acid sequence MAYELPKLPYAYDALEPHIDARTMEIHHTKHHQTYVDNANKALEGSELASLPVEELIQKLDQVPGDKKNALRNNAGGHANHSLFWQVMGPQGAGQPSGELMDAITAAFGSYDAFKEKFEDAAKTRFGSGWAWLVVQNGQLAVVSTANQDNPLMGEAVAGVSGTPLLGVDVWEHAYYLNYQNKRPDYLKAFWNVVNWDEVARRYAEAK is encoded by the coding sequence ATGGCCTACGAACTGCCCAAGCTGCCCTACGCCTACGACGCCCTGGAACCCCACATTGACGCCCGCACCATGGAGATTCACCACACCAAGCATCACCAGACCTACGTGGACAACGCGAACAAGGCGCTGGAAGGCTCCGAGCTGGCCAGTCTGCCGGTGGAAGAACTGATCCAGAAGCTTGATCAGGTGCCGGGCGACAAGAAGAATGCCCTGCGCAACAACGCGGGCGGCCACGCCAACCACAGCCTGTTCTGGCAGGTCATGGGCCCCCAGGGTGCCGGGCAGCCCAGCGGCGAACTGATGGACGCGATCACGGCCGCTTTCGGGTCCTATGACGCCTTCAAGGAAAAGTTTGAAGACGCCGCCAAGACCCGCTTCGGCTCCGGCTGGGCGTGGCTGGTCGTGCAGAACGGGCAGCTGGCCGTGGTGAGCACCGCCAACCAGGACAACCCTCTGATGGGCGAGGCCGTGGCCGGCGTGAGCGGCACGCCCCTGCTGGGCGTGGACGTGTGGGAACACGCCTACTACCTGAACTACCAGAACAAGCGCCCTGACTACCTGAAGGCTTTCTGGAATGTGGTGAACTGGGACGAAGTGGCACGCCGGTACGCCGAAGCGAAGTAA
- a CDS encoding MFS transporter yields MRFRHHAPSPPLRDHVQGYWELEDLHLAWPEQNYNLPERTLRLMFSADRILLGSSADTLRPMPPVVLTPFTVQPERAVGQGRLRALVAELYPWGARQLLGWHAALAPDALDDTLSASPWGREVVALVAQGEWTAAREALDAQLLALAAQLALPFSLMQVALPILARDSLHWGPAQVGTVLMVSGLCDIVAQGLLLPHLVRALGEGRLARAGLGLGIGGMVGLALLPLHPAALLVYLSVALLALGEGVYTACMTTLISLATPAHEQGRVQGGAQAVGELAQAAGPLISGQLYARLGPAATFGTGAAAVALALGVLLATPRTAPNRPEPAAT; encoded by the coding sequence ATGCGCTTCCGGCACCACGCCCCCAGCCCGCCACTGCGCGACCATGTGCAGGGCTACTGGGAACTGGAGGACCTGCACCTGGCGTGGCCGGAACAGAATTACAACCTCCCCGAACGCACCCTACGCCTGATGTTCTCGGCGGACCGGATTCTGCTGGGCTCCAGCGCCGACACCCTGCGCCCCATGCCCCCGGTGGTGCTGACGCCGTTTACCGTACAGCCCGAACGCGCCGTGGGGCAGGGCCGCTTGCGGGCGCTGGTGGCCGAACTGTACCCCTGGGGCGCGCGGCAACTGCTGGGCTGGCACGCCGCGCTGGCCCCCGACGCCCTGGACGACACCCTGAGCGCCAGCCCCTGGGGCCGCGAGGTGGTGGCGCTGGTCGCCCAGGGTGAATGGACCGCCGCCCGCGAGGCCCTGGACGCCCAGCTGCTGGCCCTGGCCGCCCAGCTTGCCCTGCCCTTCTCGCTAATGCAGGTGGCGCTGCCCATCCTGGCCCGCGACAGCCTGCACTGGGGCCCGGCGCAGGTGGGCACCGTCCTGATGGTCTCGGGGCTGTGCGACATCGTGGCGCAGGGCCTGCTGCTGCCCCACCTGGTGCGCGCCCTGGGCGAGGGTCGGCTGGCCCGCGCCGGGCTTGGGCTGGGGATTGGCGGCATGGTGGGTCTGGCCCTGCTGCCGCTGCACCCCGCAGCCCTGCTCGTTTACCTCAGCGTGGCGCTGCTGGCGCTGGGCGAGGGCGTGTACACCGCCTGCATGACCACCCTGATCTCGCTGGCAACCCCGGCCCACGAACAGGGCCGCGTGCAGGGCGGCGCCCAGGCCGTGGGCGAACTGGCGCAGGCCGCCGGACCCCTGATCAGCGGCCAGCTGTACGCGCGGCTGGGCCCGGCGGCCACCTTTGGCACCGGCGCGGCGGCGGTGGCGCTGGCCCTGGGCGTGCTGCTGGCCACCCCCCGCACAGCGCCCAACCGCCCGGAACCTGCGGCGACCTGA
- a CDS encoding tripartite tricarboxylate transporter permease gives MEALSSLLTGFETALTPMNLLWALVGVTLGTLVGVLPGIGPALTVALLLPVTAKLPPVSAFIMFAGIYYGGMFGGSTTSILLNTPGESSSIITALEGNRMARKGRAAAALATAAIGSFVAGTIGTILLTFAAPAIANVAVQIPPSAKFALILLAFVTISATFGSSPLRGLISLFFGLAIGLVGTDLQSGQARFTLGVPELLDGIDFVTVVIGLFAVGETLYVASRLRKGGANVIKLAGNARMNREDWRRSWKPWLRGTALGFPFGAVPAGGAEIPTFLSYTLERKLSKHPEEFGKGAIEGVAGPEAANNASAAGVLVPLLTLGLPTSATAAMLLAAFQGYGLQPGPLLFVTNSDLVWGLIASLYIGNVMLLALNLPLAPVWARLLLIPRPFLYAAILVFSTVGVYSLNNSVFDLYLLALFGLIGYGMRRFDFPVTPAIIGVILGPAAESQFRTAVQASSGDFTVFLRQPLSAFLLVAVLAALVVPQLFKARARRLAAQGAGTDETKRA, from the coding sequence ATGGAGGCCCTGTCGTCGCTGCTGACCGGCTTTGAAACGGCCCTCACGCCCATGAATCTGCTGTGGGCCCTGGTGGGCGTCACGCTGGGCACCTTGGTGGGCGTGCTGCCCGGCATTGGGCCGGCCCTGACGGTCGCCCTGCTGCTACCAGTGACCGCCAAGCTGCCGCCGGTCAGCGCGTTCATCATGTTTGCCGGGATTTACTACGGCGGGATGTTCGGGGGCAGCACCACCAGCATTCTGCTGAACACCCCGGGCGAAAGCAGTTCCATCATCACCGCGCTGGAGGGCAACAGAATGGCCCGGAAGGGCCGCGCCGCCGCCGCGCTGGCCACCGCCGCCATCGGGTCGTTTGTGGCTGGCACCATCGGCACCATCCTGCTGACCTTCGCGGCCCCAGCAATTGCCAATGTGGCGGTGCAGATTCCACCCAGCGCCAAATTCGCGCTAATTCTGCTGGCGTTCGTCACCATCAGCGCCACGTTCGGAAGCTCGCCTCTGCGCGGCCTGATCAGCCTGTTCTTCGGACTGGCGATTGGACTGGTGGGCACCGACCTGCAAAGCGGTCAGGCGCGCTTTACCCTGGGTGTCCCGGAACTCCTTGATGGCATTGATTTCGTGACGGTGGTGATTGGCCTGTTCGCGGTGGGCGAAACCCTGTACGTGGCCAGCCGACTGCGCAAGGGCGGCGCCAACGTGATCAAGCTGGCCGGCAACGCCCGCATGAACCGCGAGGACTGGCGCCGGTCGTGGAAACCCTGGCTGCGTGGCACGGCCCTGGGCTTCCCATTTGGAGCCGTGCCCGCAGGCGGCGCTGAAATCCCCACCTTTCTGTCGTACACCCTGGAACGCAAGCTCAGCAAACACCCCGAGGAGTTCGGGAAGGGGGCCATTGAGGGCGTCGCGGGGCCCGAAGCCGCCAACAACGCTTCGGCGGCGGGCGTGCTGGTGCCGCTGTTGACCCTGGGCCTGCCCACCAGCGCCACGGCCGCCATGCTGCTCGCGGCGTTTCAGGGCTACGGCCTGCAGCCCGGGCCGCTGCTGTTTGTCACGAACAGCGACCTCGTGTGGGGCCTGATTGCCAGCCTGTACATCGGCAACGTGATGCTGCTCGCCCTGAACCTGCCGCTGGCGCCCGTCTGGGCGCGGCTGCTGCTGATTCCCCGCCCCTTCCTGTACGCCGCGATTCTGGTGTTCTCCACGGTGGGCGTGTATTCGCTGAACAACTCGGTGTTCGACCTGTACCTGCTGGCCCTGTTCGGGCTGATCGGCTACGGCATGCGCCGCTTCGATTTTCCGGTCACGCCCGCCATCATCGGCGTGATTCTGGGGCCCGCCGCCGAAAGCCAGTTCCGCACAGCGGTGCAGGCCAGCAGCGGCGATTTCACCGTGTTCCTGCGCCAGCCCCTCTCGGCCTTCCTGCTGGTGGCGGTGCTCGCGGCGCTGGTGGTGCCGCAGCTTTTTAAGGCCAGGGCGCGGCGGCTGGCAGCGCAGGGGGCCGGGACGGACGAGACCAAACGCGCCTGA
- a CDS encoding tripartite tricarboxylate transporter TctB family protein gives MTDPSVAPTHRPRPSVPDLLVALGVLLLGGLLLAGTLQIPFGINAVVGPRAFPLIVSAGTLLLGLALLVSALQGHRAEPAVEEDTDPTQPADLRPAALILGGFLLGAALLQPLGFVLGTALMYASVGYAYGERRLPLLIGVALTVALLTYVVFTRGLGLSLPPGLLNGVL, from the coding sequence ATGACTGACCCTTCCGTTGCCCCCACCCACCGCCCGCGCCCCAGCGTTCCTGATCTGCTGGTGGCGCTGGGCGTGCTGCTGCTGGGCGGCCTGCTGCTGGCGGGCACCCTGCAGATTCCGTTTGGTATCAATGCTGTGGTGGGCCCGCGCGCCTTTCCCCTGATCGTGTCGGCCGGCACGCTGCTGCTGGGGCTGGCGCTGCTGGTCTCGGCCCTGCAGGGCCACCGCGCCGAACCGGCGGTCGAAGAAGACACCGACCCCACCCAGCCTGCCGACCTGCGCCCCGCCGCCCTGATTCTGGGGGGGTTTCTGCTGGGCGCGGCGCTGCTGCAGCCCCTGGGCTTTGTGCTGGGCACGGCCCTGATGTACGCCAGCGTGGGCTACGCCTACGGTGAGCGCCGCCTGCCCCTGCTGATCGGCGTGGCGCTAACGGTGGCGCTGCTCACCTACGTGGTCTTTACCCGTGGCCTGGGCCTGAGTCTGCCGCCTGGTCTGCTGAATGGGGTGCTGTGA
- a CDS encoding Bug family tripartite tricarboxylate transporter substrate binding protein — MTFKPAALVLSALLLTSTVSAQGLSGLRIMAPASPGGGWDQTSRAIQSVLQGEGIARGVQVFNVPGAGGTIGLAQLYNSKGDGNLLMTMGLVMVGAIQTNSSKVDLSRVTPIARLTGEYEVIVVPASSPHKTLDDLAAAWKANPSLAFAGGSAGGTDHMLVGLFAKAAGVDPKKMNYVPFSGGGETLAALLGNQVAAGVAGYGEFEAQIKAGKLRALGLSAPRAQAGIPVPTMKSQGYNVELANWRGIVAPPGLSGSEKAALVAAMDKVHASKAWKDTLKARNWTDLYMSGSKFDVFLKLEANRTREILKDIGLVK; from the coding sequence ATGACATTCAAACCTGCTGCCCTTGTTCTGTCGGCTCTGCTGCTGACCTCCACCGTTTCGGCCCAGGGCCTCAGCGGCCTGCGCATCATGGCGCCCGCCAGCCCGGGGGGCGGCTGGGACCAGACCAGCCGCGCCATTCAGAGCGTGCTGCAGGGCGAGGGCATTGCCCGGGGCGTGCAGGTGTTCAACGTGCCCGGCGCGGGCGGCACCATTGGGCTGGCGCAGCTGTACAACAGCAAGGGCGACGGCAACCTCCTGATGACCATGGGCCTCGTGATGGTGGGCGCCATTCAGACCAACAGCTCCAAGGTGGACCTCAGCCGCGTGACCCCCATTGCCCGCCTGACCGGCGAGTACGAGGTGATCGTGGTGCCCGCCAGCAGCCCCCACAAGACGCTGGACGACTTGGCCGCCGCCTGGAAGGCCAACCCCAGCCTCGCCTTTGCGGGCGGCAGCGCGGGCGGCACCGACCACATGCTGGTGGGCCTGTTCGCCAAGGCGGCGGGCGTGGATCCCAAAAAGATGAACTACGTCCCCTTCAGCGGCGGCGGCGAAACGCTGGCGGCGCTGCTGGGCAATCAGGTGGCCGCTGGCGTGGCGGGCTACGGCGAGTTCGAAGCCCAGATCAAGGCCGGCAAGCTGCGTGCCCTGGGGCTCAGCGCGCCCAGGGCCCAGGCCGGGATTCCGGTGCCCACCATGAAGTCGCAGGGGTACAACGTGGAACTGGCCAACTGGCGCGGCATCGTGGCCCCCCCTGGCCTGAGCGGCAGCGAAAAGGCGGCGCTGGTGGCGGCCATGGATAAGGTGCACGCCAGCAAGGCCTGGAAAGACACCCTGAAAGCGCGCAACTGGACGGACCTGTACATGAGCGGCAGCAAGTTCGACGTGTTCCTGAAACTGGAAGCCAACCGCACCCGCGAGATTCTGAAGGACATTGGGCTGGTGAAGTAA
- a CDS encoding ATP-binding protein has protein sequence MRRSFRRPNLQGRLVRLHLLVLCGMTVLLVLVQTAQLYREARERLGERAVTASRLVAQLPLVVQGAQAGTQNPALNAQVNRLRVQAEADFIVVGNRAGIRLAHPLLERLGRPMEGGDNTGPLSGQEVVSVARGSLGLSVRGKVPVWRGGVPGTEVVGVVSTGYLMPQVWHLVQGALVSLLPWFVLALALGSAGAVWAARRLRAEILNLEPEQIAALAQQQRAVLAALREGVLAVNAAGQVTLSSARAVALLGGGAAPAPLATLWPELAALTAPHPPARVQNLEVPLRGQPVLVNLEPLEGGGFVAGFRDRAEALALAEELTHARGFVDVLRAQTHEYQNRLHVLSGLLQLGRSKEALRVLNAEIHADAQFRQLLRDVQVPRLVALLAGKRERAQELGIEFRVAEGSALSPVWERHADTLVSAVGNLTENAFEALAGAPGQVTVLIGEDPDGMQIEVEDTGPGVPAALTEALYTQGASSKGEGRGYGLHGVLTRVAALGGQLRHTRRGARTVFQLSLPAPHLPAPRLPVHGGLQ, from the coding sequence ATGCGCCGCTCTTTCCGCCGCCCGAACCTGCAGGGCCGCCTGGTGCGCCTGCACCTGCTGGTGCTGTGCGGCATGACGGTGCTGCTGGTGCTGGTGCAGACCGCGCAGCTGTACCGCGAGGCCCGCGAGCGGCTGGGCGAGCGCGCCGTGACCGCCAGCCGGCTGGTGGCGCAGTTGCCGCTGGTGGTGCAGGGCGCCCAGGCGGGCACCCAGAACCCGGCGCTGAACGCGCAGGTTAACCGCCTGCGCGTTCAGGCCGAGGCCGATTTCATCGTGGTGGGCAACCGCGCGGGGATTCGGCTGGCCCACCCGCTGCTAGAGCGCCTGGGCCGCCCGATGGAAGGTGGCGACAACACCGGGCCGCTGTCCGGGCAGGAGGTGGTGAGCGTGGCGCGTGGCAGCCTGGGCCTCAGTGTGCGCGGCAAGGTGCCGGTGTGGCGCGGCGGCGTGCCGGGCACCGAGGTGGTGGGCGTGGTAAGCACCGGCTACCTGATGCCGCAGGTGTGGCATCTGGTGCAGGGCGCCCTGGTGAGCCTGCTGCCCTGGTTCGTGCTGGCGCTGGCGCTGGGCAGCGCGGGGGCGGTGTGGGCCGCGCGGCGCCTGCGCGCCGAGATTCTGAACCTGGAACCCGAACAGATTGCGGCGCTGGCCCAGCAGCAGCGCGCGGTGCTGGCTGCCCTGCGTGAAGGCGTGCTGGCCGTGAACGCGGCCGGGCAGGTGACCCTCAGCAGCGCCCGCGCCGTGGCCCTGCTGGGGGGCGGCGCGGCACCCGCGCCCCTGGCGACCCTGTGGCCGGAACTGGCGGCCCTGACCGCTCCCCACCCCCCGGCGCGGGTGCAGAACCTGGAAGTGCCCCTGCGCGGCCAGCCCGTGCTGGTGAACCTGGAACCGCTGGAAGGCGGCGGCTTTGTGGCGGGCTTCCGTGACCGCGCCGAGGCCCTGGCCCTGGCCGAGGAACTCACCCACGCCCGGGGGTTTGTGGACGTGCTGCGCGCCCAGACGCACGAGTACCAGAACCGCCTGCATGTGCTCTCGGGCCTGCTGCAACTGGGGCGCAGCAAGGAGGCGCTGCGGGTGCTGAACGCCGAGATTCACGCCGACGCCCAGTTCCGGCAGCTGCTGCGTGACGTGCAGGTGCCCCGGCTGGTGGCCCTGCTGGCGGGCAAGCGCGAGCGCGCCCAGGAGTTGGGCATTGAGTTCCGGGTGGCCGAGGGCAGCGCCCTGAGCCCGGTCTGGGAGCGCCACGCCGATACCCTGGTGAGCGCCGTGGGCAACCTGACCGAAAACGCCTTCGAAGCCCTGGCCGGCGCGCCGGGGCAGGTGACCGTGCTGATTGGAGAGGACCCGGACGGCATGCAGATCGAGGTGGAAGACACCGGCCCCGGGGTACCGGCGGCCCTGACAGAGGCGCTGTACACCCAGGGCGCCAGCAGCAAGGGCGAGGGCCGGGGCTACGGCCTGCATGGCGTGCTGACGCGGGTGGCGGCATTGGGCGGCCAGCTGCGCCACACCCGGCGCGGCGCGCGCACGGTGTTTCAACTGAGCCTGCCCGCGCCGCATCTGCCCGCGCCACGCCTGCCGGTTCACGGGGGGCTGCAGTGA
- a CDS encoding response regulator transcription factor encodes MTPLAGGRVRVLLVEDDLRVARVNRDLLERDPEVHVVGSAATCAQGDALAQALHPDLILLDVHLPDGSGLGLLRHWRTQGRTTDVALITAADDEASVRLALAHGAFDYLIKPFTGARLAELIARHRARRLPGSAGAARLDQGRLDRLLGLNQTAPGPLPRGIDPHTLDRVAQALGASPRAVTAEEVGELVGLSRVTAWRYLEHLVRSGQAALDHQYGQAGRPVKLYRAAVGQENGG; translated from the coding sequence GTGACGCCCCTGGCGGGCGGGCGGGTGCGGGTGCTGCTGGTCGAGGACGACCTGCGGGTGGCCCGCGTGAACCGCGACCTGCTAGAGCGTGACCCCGAGGTGCATGTGGTGGGCAGCGCGGCCACCTGTGCCCAGGGCGACGCACTGGCCCAGGCCCTGCACCCGGACCTGATCCTGCTGGACGTGCACCTGCCCGACGGCAGCGGGCTGGGCCTGCTGCGCCACTGGCGCACCCAGGGCCGCACCACCGACGTGGCCCTGATCACGGCGGCCGACGACGAAGCCAGCGTGCGCCTGGCGCTGGCCCACGGGGCGTTTGACTACCTGATCAAGCCCTTTACGGGCGCCCGGCTGGCCGAACTGATCGCCCGGCACCGCGCCCGCCGCCTGCCCGGTTCGGCCGGGGCCGCGCGGCTGGACCAGGGCCGCCTGGACCGCCTGCTGGGCCTGAACCAGACGGCGCCTGGACCGCTGCCGCGCGGCATTGACCCCCACACCCTGGACCGGGTGGCCCAGGCCCTGGGCGCCAGCCCCCGGGCCGTGACTGCCGAGGAGGTGGGCGAACTGGTGGGCCTTAGCCGGGTTACAGCGTGGCGCTACCTGGAACATCTGGTGCGCAGCGGTCAGGCGGCGCTGGATCACCAGTACGGGCAGGCCGGGCGCCCGGTGAAGCTCTACCGCGCGGCGGTGGGCCAGGAGAACGGCGGCTGA
- a CDS encoding inorganic pyrophosphatase produces the protein MSAPRAWRGVVEWTAGTRERFVWRGAGLEPLRTEPLAAPVNYGCLPGTLNPADGAEVDAVWLGPPRPAGEEIVDVPSGLLHLHDGDHKVIFGAADGAPQGLHALLAWFPPERGAQVLGAEAAQTWLAQVTGDSGTH, from the coding sequence TTGAGTGCCCCCCGGGCGTGGCGCGGGGTGGTGGAATGGACGGCAGGCACCCGCGAGCGCTTTGTATGGCGGGGAGCAGGTCTGGAACCGCTGCGCACCGAGCCGCTGGCCGCCCCGGTCAACTACGGCTGCCTACCCGGCACCCTGAACCCAGCCGACGGCGCCGAGGTGGACGCGGTGTGGCTGGGCCCGCCCCGCCCCGCTGGCGAGGAGATCGTGGACGTCCCCAGTGGCCTGCTACACCTGCACGACGGCGACCACAAGGTGATTTTTGGCGCGGCCGACGGGGCGCCCCAGGGGCTCCACGCGCTGCTGGCGTGGTTTCCCCCCGAACGCGGGGCACAGGTGCTGGGTGCCGAGGCCGCGCAGACGTGGCTGGCCCAGGTGACGGGGGATTCGGGTACCCATTGA